The following proteins are encoded in a genomic region of Neisseria perflava:
- the aceF gene encoding dihydrolipoyllysine-residue acetyltransferase: MSIVEIKVPDIGGHENVDIIAVEVKAGDTIAVDDTLITLETDKATMDVPADAAGVVKEVKVKVGDKISEGGVILTVETDAAAADAAPAPAAPAAAPAAAPAGGATVKVVVPDIGGHTDVDIIAVEIKVGDTVAVDDTLITLETDKATMDVPCTEAGVVKAVFVKVGDKVSEGSAIIEVETAGSAAAAPAPAAQAAAPAPAAASAPAAAPAPAAAPAPAAPVAAKIDEAAFAKAHAGPSARKLARELGVDLGQVKGTGLKGRIMGEDVKAFVKSVMQSGAGKPAAASLGGGLDWLPWPKVDFSKFGSVEVKELSRIKKISGQNLSRNWVVIPHVTVHEEADMTELEEFRKQLNKEWEREGVKLSPLAFIIKASVAALKAFPEFNASLDGDNLVLKNYFNIGFAADTPNGLVVPVIKDVDQKGLKQISQELTELSKKAREGKLKPQEMQGACFTISSLGGIGGTGFTPIVNAPEVAILGVCKSQIKPVWNGKEFAPRLMCPLSLSFDHRVIDGAAGMRFTVFLANLLKDFRRITL; this comes from the coding sequence ATGAGTATCGTAGAAATCAAAGTCCCTGATATCGGCGGTCATGAAAACGTCGACATCATCGCTGTAGAAGTTAAAGCAGGCGACACCATTGCCGTTGACGACACCCTGATTACTTTAGAAACCGACAAAGCCACTATGGACGTACCTGCCGATGCAGCCGGTGTCGTAAAAGAAGTTAAAGTTAAAGTTGGCGATAAAATCTCTGAAGGCGGCGTTATTCTGACCGTTGAAACCGATGCCGCCGCTGCCGATGCAGCCCCGGCTCCTGCAGCTCCGGCTGCCGCTCCTGCCGCAGCCCCTGCAGGCGGTGCAACTGTAAAAGTCGTTGTACCGGATATTGGCGGTCATACAGATGTAGACATTATTGCCGTTGAAATTAAAGTTGGCGACACTGTTGCCGTTGACGACACTCTGATTACTCTGGAAACCGACAAAGCCACTATGGACGTACCATGTACAGAAGCCGGTGTGGTTAAAGCCGTATTTGTAAAAGTTGGCGACAAAGTATCTGAAGGTTCTGCCATTATCGAAGTAGAAACTGCCGGTTCTGCCGCAGCAGCTCCTGCTCCTGCCGCTCAAGCTGCTGCACCTGCACCAGCCGCTGCTTCAGCCCCTGCTGCCGCTCCAGCACCAGCCGCTGCGCCTGCTCCGGCTGCACCTGTAGCTGCCAAAATTGACGAAGCTGCATTTGCCAAAGCACATGCCGGTCCTTCCGCACGCAAACTGGCACGCGAATTGGGCGTAGATCTGGGTCAAGTCAAAGGTACCGGTCTGAAAGGCCGTATCATGGGCGAAGACGTTAAAGCCTTCGTTAAATCCGTTATGCAAAGCGGTGCTGGCAAACCTGCCGCTGCCTCTTTGGGCGGTGGTCTGGACTGGTTGCCATGGCCTAAAGTTGACTTCTCTAAATTCGGCAGCGTCGAAGTTAAAGAACTGTCTCGCATTAAGAAAATCTCCGGTCAAAACCTGTCTCGCAACTGGGTTGTGATTCCTCACGTTACCGTACACGAAGAAGCGGACATGACCGAATTGGAAGAATTCCGCAAACAGCTGAACAAAGAATGGGAACGCGAAGGCGTGAAACTGTCCCCATTGGCGTTCATCATCAAAGCCTCTGTTGCTGCGCTGAAAGCCTTCCCTGAATTCAATGCCTCTTTGGATGGCGACAACTTGGTGCTGAAAAACTACTTCAACATCGGTTTCGCAGCCGACACACCAAACGGCTTGGTTGTTCCAGTAATCAAAGACGTGGATCAAAAAGGCTTGAAACAAATCAGCCAAGAGCTGACCGAATTGTCTAAAAAAGCCCGCGAAGGCAAGCTCAAACCGCAAGAAATGCAAGGTGCATGCTTTACCATTTCCAGCTTGGGCGGTATCGGCGGCACAGGCTTCACTCCGATCGTGAATGCTCCTGAAGTTGCCATCTTGGGCGTGTGCAAATCCCAAATCAAACCGGTTTGGAACGGCAAAGAATTCGCTCCTCGCTTGATGTGCCCATTGAGCCTGTCCTTCGACCACCGCGTCATCGACGGTGCCGCCGGTATGCGCTTTACCGTATTCCTGGCTAACCTGTTGAAAGACTTCCGCCGCATTACTCTGTAA
- the lpdA gene encoding dihydrolipoyl dehydrogenase, which produces MSLVELKVPDIGGHENVDIIAVEVNVGDTIAVDDTLITLETDKATMDVPAEVAGVVKEVKVKVGDKISEGGLIAVVEAEGAAAAPKAEAPAAPAQEAPKAAAPAPQAAQFGGSADAEYDVVVLGGGPGGYSAAFAAADEGLKVAIVERYKTLGGVCLNVGCIPSKALLHNAAVIDEVRHLAANGIKYPEPELDIDMLRGYKDGVVSRLTTGLAGMAKGRKVDVIQGDGQFLDPHHLEVSLTTSEVYEQATPTGEKKIVAFKNCIIAAGSRVTKLPFIPEDPRIIDSSGALALKEVPGKLLIIGGGIIGLEMGTVYSTLGSRLDVVEMMDGLMQGADRDLVKVWQKQNEYRFDNIMINTKTVAVEPKEDGVYVTFEGANAPKEPQRYDAVLVAAGRAPNGKLISAEKAGVAVTDRGFIEVDKQMRTNVPHIYAIGDIVGQPMLAHKAVHEGHVAAENCAGHKAYFDARVIPGVAYTSPEVAWVGETELSAKASGRKITKANFPWAASGRAIANGCDNGFTKLIFDAETGRIIGGGIVGPNGGDMIGEVCLAIEMGCDAADIGKTIHPHPTLGESIGMAAEVALGVCTDLPAQKKK; this is translated from the coding sequence ATGAGCTTAGTTGAATTAAAAGTGCCAGACATTGGCGGTCACGAAAATGTAGATATTATTGCGGTTGAAGTAAATGTAGGCGACACCATTGCCGTGGACGATACCCTGATTACTTTGGAAACCGATAAAGCCACTATGGACGTACCTGCCGAAGTTGCAGGTGTCGTTAAAGAAGTTAAAGTTAAAGTCGGCGATAAAATCTCCGAAGGCGGCTTGATTGCAGTCGTTGAAGCAGAAGGTGCAGCTGCCGCTCCTAAAGCCGAAGCACCAGCTGCTCCTGCACAAGAAGCCCCTAAAGCTGCTGCTCCAGCTCCTCAAGCTGCACAATTCGGCGGTTCTGCCGATGCCGAATACGATGTGGTCGTATTGGGTGGCGGTCCCGGCGGTTATTCCGCTGCATTTGCCGCTGCCGACGAAGGCTTGAAAGTTGCCATCGTTGAACGTTACAAAACTTTGGGCGGCGTTTGCTTGAACGTCGGCTGTATCCCTTCCAAAGCCTTGTTGCACAACGCTGCCGTTATCGATGAAGTACGTCACTTGGCTGCCAACGGTATCAAATACCCAGAGCCTGAACTCGACATCGACATGCTGCGCGGCTACAAAGACGGCGTTGTTTCCCGTCTGACTACCGGTTTGGCAGGCATGGCTAAAGGCCGTAAAGTAGACGTTATCCAAGGTGACGGCCAATTCTTGGATCCGCACCACTTGGAAGTTTCTCTGACGACCAGCGAAGTGTACGAACAAGCTACGCCTACCGGCGAGAAAAAAATCGTTGCCTTCAAAAACTGTATCATTGCTGCCGGCAGCCGCGTAACCAAACTGCCTTTCATCCCTGAAGACCCTCGCATCATCGACTCCAGCGGCGCTTTGGCTCTGAAAGAAGTACCGGGCAAACTATTGATCATCGGCGGCGGCATCATCGGTCTCGAAATGGGTACGGTTTACAGCACTCTGGGTTCTCGTCTGGATGTTGTTGAAATGATGGACGGCCTGATGCAAGGCGCAGACCGCGACTTGGTTAAAGTATGGCAAAAACAAAACGAATACCGTTTTGACAACATCATGATCAACACCAAAACTGTTGCTGTCGAGCCTAAAGAAGACGGCGTTTACGTTACCTTTGAAGGTGCAAATGCGCCTAAAGAGCCACAACGTTACGATGCCGTACTCGTAGCTGCCGGTCGTGCTCCTAACGGCAAACTCATCAGCGCTGAAAAAGCCGGTGTCGCTGTGACCGATCGCGGCTTCATCGAAGTCGATAAACAAATGCGTACCAATGTGCCGCACATCTACGCCATCGGCGACATCGTCGGTCAGCCTATGCTGGCGCACAAAGCCGTTCACGAAGGCCACGTTGCCGCTGAAAACTGCGCCGGCCACAAAGCCTACTTTGACGCGCGCGTTATTCCGGGCGTTGCCTACACTTCTCCTGAAGTGGCATGGGTTGGCGAAACCGAGTTGTCTGCCAAAGCCTCCGGCCGCAAAATCACCAAAGCCAACTTCCCATGGGCTGCTTCCGGTCGTGCGATTGCCAACGGTTGCGACAATGGTTTCACCAAGCTGATTTTTGATGCTGAAACCGGCCGCATCATCGGCGGCGGTATCGTTGGTCCTAACGGCGGCGATATGATCGGCGAAGTCTGCTTGGCGATTGAAATGGGCTGTGATGCAGCCGATATCGGTAAAACCATCCACCCACACCCAACCCTGGGCGAATCCATCGGTATGGCTGCGGAAGTGGCATTGGGCGTATGTACCGACCTGCCTGCTCAGAAAAAGAAATAA
- a CDS encoding P-II family nitrogen regulator, with product MKKIEAIIKPFKLDDVREILTEIGITGMTVSEVKGFGRQKGHTEIYRGAEYAVDFLPKVKIELVLADDKVDQAVDAILETAHSGKIGDGKIFIYPVEEAIRIRTGERSEAAL from the coding sequence ATGAAAAAAATCGAAGCTATTATCAAACCTTTCAAACTCGACGATGTACGCGAAATCCTGACTGAAATCGGCATTACCGGCATGACCGTCAGCGAAGTCAAAGGTTTCGGCCGCCAAAAAGGCCATACGGAAATTTATCGCGGCGCAGAATACGCAGTTGATTTCCTGCCTAAAGTGAAAATCGAATTGGTATTGGCTGACGACAAAGTCGATCAGGCCGTTGATGCCATTTTGGAAACCGCACATTCCGGCAAAATCGGTGACGGTAAAATCTTCATTTATCCGGTTGAAGAAGCCATCCGTATTCGTACCGGAGAACGCTCAGAAGCAGCACTTTAA
- the mpl gene encoding UDP-N-acetylmuramate:L-alanyl-gamma-D-glutamyl-meso-diaminopimelate ligase has translation MKHIHIIGIGGTFMGGVAAIAKEAGFKVSGCDAKMYPPMSTQLEALGIDVHEGFDAAQLDEFKADIYVIGNVAKRGMDVVEAILNRGLPYISGPQWLAENVLHQHWVLGVAGTHGKTTTASMLAWVLEYAGLAPGFLIGGVPENFSVSARLPQTPRQDPNSKSPFFVIEADEYDTAFFDKRSKFVHYRPRTAILNNLEFDHADIFADLGAIQTQFHHLVRTVPSEGLIVCNGQQQSLQDTLDKGCWTPVEKFGTEQGWQVGTVHADGSFDVRHHGETVGHVAWELMGEHNRMNALAVISAARHAGVDIQTACEALSAFKNVKRRMEIKGTVNGITVYDDFAHHPTAIETTIEGLRQRIGNARILAVLEPRSNTMKLGTMKAALPASLNDADQVFCYAGGVDWDIAEALAPLGSKLHVGNDFDAFVAEIVKNAEAGDHILVMSNGGFGGIHGKLLEALK, from the coding sequence ATGAAACACATCCACATTATCGGTATCGGCGGCACATTTATGGGCGGCGTAGCGGCTATTGCCAAAGAAGCAGGTTTTAAAGTCAGCGGTTGCGACGCAAAGATGTATCCGCCGATGAGCACCCAGCTCGAAGCATTGGGCATAGACGTACACGAAGGTTTTGATGCAGCTCAATTAGACGAATTTAAAGCCGATATTTACGTTATCGGTAATGTTGCCAAACGCGGGATGGATGTGGTTGAAGCGATTTTAAACCGCGGCCTGCCTTATATTTCCGGCCCGCAATGGCTTGCTGAAAACGTATTACACCAGCACTGGGTACTCGGCGTAGCCGGAACACACGGCAAAACGACCACAGCCTCCATGCTGGCATGGGTCTTAGAATATGCCGGTCTCGCGCCGGGCTTCCTGATTGGCGGCGTACCGGAAAACTTCAGTGTTTCCGCCCGCCTGCCGCAAACGCCTCGCCAAGACCCTAACTCAAAATCCCCATTCTTCGTCATCGAAGCCGACGAATACGACACCGCCTTTTTCGACAAACGCTCCAAATTCGTACACTACCGTCCGCGTACCGCAATTTTGAACAATTTAGAATTCGACCACGCCGACATTTTTGCCGATTTGGGCGCCATTCAAACCCAATTCCATCATTTGGTACGCACCGTGCCGTCTGAAGGCCTCATCGTCTGCAATGGCCAGCAGCAAAGCCTGCAAGATACTTTGGACAAAGGCTGCTGGACGCCCGTAGAAAAATTCGGTACCGAACAAGGCTGGCAGGTTGGTACCGTCCATGCCGACGGCTCGTTCGACGTACGCCATCACGGCGAAACAGTCGGACACGTCGCGTGGGAACTGATGGGCGAACACAACCGTATGAACGCCCTCGCCGTTATCTCCGCTGCACGTCATGCCGGCGTCGATATTCAGACGGCCTGCGAAGCTTTAAGTGCATTTAAAAACGTCAAACGCCGTATGGAAATCAAAGGCACGGTAAACGGCATCACTGTTTACGACGACTTCGCCCACCACCCGACCGCCATCGAAACCACCATCGAAGGTTTACGCCAGCGCATCGGTAACGCACGCATCCTCGCTGTCCTCGAGCCGCGTTCCAATACCATGAAACTTGGCACAATGAAAGCCGCCTTACCTGCAAGCTTAAACGATGCAGACCAAGTGTTCTGCTACGCCGGTGGCGTGGACTGGGACATCGCCGAAGCCCTCGCACCTTTAGGCAGCAAACTGCACGTTGGCAACGACTTCGATGCCTTTGTTGCCGAAATCGTCAAAAATGCCGAAGCAGGCGATCATATTTTGGTCATGAGCAACGGCGGTTTTGGTGGAATACACGGAAAGCTGCTGGAAGCGTTGAAATAA
- a CDS encoding DUF1287 domain-containing protein, protein MKHKIAFKPIVLSIALSILLITTAVFFARHHNSILSINTDFLQQKITEPEGPSPQIVQSARNQIGKTLRYDPAYTKLTYPMGDVPISKGVCTDVIIRALRDQNIDLQELVHQDMSSNFSVYPKRWGLKQPDTNIDHRRVPNLITYFTRQGWVVQDTNYQAGDIVTWELKGNRPHIGIVSDRKIGDRPLIIHNIGSGTREDDVLYRYTITGHFRLPVQ, encoded by the coding sequence ATGAAACACAAAATTGCCTTTAAGCCCATAGTTCTCAGTATTGCGCTTTCCATCCTTCTGATTACAACAGCTGTATTTTTTGCCCGTCATCACAACTCGATCCTAAGTATTAATACCGATTTCCTACAACAAAAGATTACCGAACCCGAAGGACCATCACCGCAAATCGTACAATCTGCGCGCAACCAAATTGGCAAAACCCTTCGTTATGACCCGGCTTACACGAAGCTCACTTATCCGATGGGCGATGTACCTATATCAAAAGGTGTTTGCACAGACGTTATTATCCGAGCCTTACGTGACCAAAATATAGATTTGCAAGAGCTTGTTCATCAAGACATGAGCAGTAACTTTTCTGTCTATCCTAAACGCTGGGGTTTGAAACAGCCGGACACTAATATCGACCACCGCCGCGTCCCTAACCTGATAACTTATTTCACACGCCAAGGTTGGGTAGTTCAAGATACAAACTATCAAGCCGGAGATATCGTAACTTGGGAACTAAAAGGCAACCGTCCCCATATCGGCATTGTCTCTGACCGCAAAATCGGCGACAGGCCACTGATTATCCATAATATCGGTTCGGGAACCCGTGAAGACGATGTCCTCTACCGCTACACCATTACCGGACATTTCAGGCTTCCCGTTCAATAA
- a CDS encoding phosphatase PAP2 family protein, with protein sequence MDKLSKLKIKYTIFISIFFVVFYKGAEFYTYTVDNVPSYFMDWERNIPFLPIFMLPYMTSPFFFLVTIFLEKNESSLKLLIKRATFLIGVSTALFVIFPMKFYFPKPEVDNQILKSFFYILGKLDSSFNQCPSLHVSFAFLSAEVYCREFKSKFLKSFFGIWGFLLAISVLFVYQHHLIDFVGGALIFLITCILFPRKKTV encoded by the coding sequence GTGGATAAGCTATCGAAACTAAAGATTAAATATACAATTTTTATATCAATATTTTTTGTCGTTTTTTACAAGGGAGCTGAGTTTTATACCTATACAGTCGATAATGTGCCTTCATATTTTATGGACTGGGAAAGGAATATTCCTTTCTTGCCCATATTTATGTTGCCTTATATGACGTCACCGTTTTTCTTCTTGGTCACTATATTTTTGGAAAAGAACGAAAGCAGTCTGAAATTACTGATAAAAAGAGCAACCTTTTTAATCGGAGTTTCTACTGCTCTATTTGTAATATTTCCCATGAAATTTTATTTTCCCAAGCCTGAAGTCGATAACCAAATTTTAAAATCCTTCTTTTATATTTTGGGAAAATTGGACAGTAGTTTTAATCAATGCCCGTCATTACATGTGAGTTTCGCTTTTCTTTCAGCTGAGGTTTATTGTAGAGAATTCAAATCCAAATTCTTAAAATCATTTTTTGGTATATGGGGATTTTTACTCGCCATTTCGGTCTTATTTGTCTATCAACACCATTTGATTGATTTCGTAGGGGGAGCATTGATATTCTTAATCACTTGTATCCTATTCCCAAGAAAAAAGACAGTTTAA
- a CDS encoding FeoB-associated Cys-rich membrane protein, which produces MTQYIIVGLIMLACVFFLLRKFVFKPKKRDCSSGCGKCGGCG; this is translated from the coding sequence ATGACTCAATATATTATCGTCGGCTTGATTATGCTCGCCTGCGTATTCTTCCTCTTGCGAAAATTCGTATTCAAACCGAAAAAACGCGACTGCAGCAGCGGCTGCGGCAAATGTGGCGGTTGCGGTTAA
- the feoB gene encoding ferrous iron transporter B translates to MELSYFALIGAPNCGKTVLFNGLTGSHAKVANYPGVTVDKREGAFLDDEAVRIIDLPGTYSLRTTSPDEAVAKDVMVGKMGIPPDAIIAVADATNLRMTLRMILELKTLGLPMVVSLNLSDVARKRGLNIDAAKLSELLDAPVLETVAVSASGVQAVREAVAKLPRKRSFPANPASAERTLDALDSDKLYQEVESILAQVVRTQMTLPAWHKKLDDIVLHPVWGMIMLLVILFMVFQAVYTWAAPIMDAIEGGFTALGEWIGANMEPGILSDLLVNGVIAGLGSVLVFLPQITILFAFILLLEDSGYLPRAAFLLDNIMAKSGLSGRSFIPLLSSFACAVPAVMSARTINDPRERLVTIAVAPLLTCSARLPVYALIIAAVIPDRTVGGIFNLQGLTLFILYIVGILSAALAAYIMKRLARMKGNVQQFPLLMELPTFRTPNFKHIMTSLWDRVKAFLKRAGTIIFALAVVLWGLVSWPQPPEGATGAAIDYSLAGTLGHAIQPFFAPLGFTWEMCIAMIPGIAAREVVVAALGTVYAVSASSEDAVQNALIPIIHNNWGLPTAFAFLAWYVYAPMCAATLTVIRRETKSTKNMLMITGYLFLMAYFAAFVVYQISSRILSS, encoded by the coding sequence ATGGAACTAAGCTATTTTGCCTTGATTGGCGCGCCAAACTGCGGCAAAACCGTTTTGTTCAACGGTTTGACCGGCTCACATGCCAAGGTTGCCAATTATCCGGGCGTAACTGTCGATAAGCGCGAGGGCGCCTTCCTCGACGACGAGGCCGTCCGCATTATCGACCTGCCGGGCACATACAGCCTACGCACGACCAGCCCCGACGAAGCGGTGGCGAAAGATGTAATGGTAGGCAAGATGGGCATTCCGCCCGATGCCATTATTGCCGTTGCCGACGCGACCAACCTGCGTATGACCCTGCGCATGATTTTGGAACTGAAAACGCTGGGACTGCCTATGGTGGTGTCGCTGAATTTGAGCGACGTGGCCCGCAAAAGGGGCTTGAATATCGACGCGGCCAAACTGAGCGAGTTGTTGGATGCACCTGTTTTGGAAACAGTTGCAGTGAGCGCGTCGGGTGTACAGGCTGTACGCGAAGCCGTGGCGAAGCTGCCGCGCAAACGCTCTTTCCCCGCAAACCCCGCCTCTGCCGAACGCACGCTCGATGCGCTGGATAGCGACAAACTTTATCAAGAAGTCGAATCGATTTTGGCACAAGTGGTACGCACCCAGATGACGCTGCCCGCATGGCACAAAAAACTCGACGACATCGTGCTGCACCCCGTCTGGGGCATGATTATGCTGCTGGTCATCCTGTTTATGGTGTTCCAAGCGGTTTACACATGGGCGGCGCCGATTATGGACGCCATCGAAGGTGGCTTTACCGCGCTGGGCGAATGGATAGGCGCCAACATGGAGCCGGGCATCCTCAGCGACTTGCTCGTCAACGGCGTCATTGCCGGTTTGGGCAGCGTGTTGGTGTTCCTGCCGCAGATTACGATTTTGTTTGCCTTTATCCTGCTATTGGAAGACTCAGGCTATCTGCCGCGTGCAGCCTTCCTGCTGGATAACATCATGGCAAAAAGCGGTTTGTCCGGCCGTTCGTTTATTCCCCTTTTGTCCAGCTTTGCCTGTGCCGTTCCTGCCGTGATGTCGGCGCGTACCATTAACGACCCGCGCGAACGCCTTGTTACCATCGCGGTTGCGCCGTTGCTGACTTGTTCCGCACGTTTGCCAGTGTATGCGCTGATTATCGCCGCTGTTATTCCTGACCGTACAGTGGGTGGGATTTTCAACCTGCAAGGCCTGACATTGTTTATTCTTTATATCGTAGGCATTCTGTCGGCTGCATTGGCAGCGTATATCATGAAACGCTTGGCGCGGATGAAAGGCAATGTGCAACAATTCCCACTTTTGATGGAATTGCCGACTTTCCGTACGCCTAACTTCAAACACATCATGACCAGCCTGTGGGATAGGGTAAAAGCCTTCCTGAAACGCGCGGGTACCATCATTTTTGCGTTGGCCGTGGTTCTGTGGGGCTTGGTAAGCTGGCCGCAACCGCCTGAAGGCGCAACCGGTGCCGCCATCGATTACAGCTTGGCAGGTACGCTTGGTCATGCTATTCAGCCGTTTTTTGCACCTTTGGGCTTTACTTGGGAAATGTGTATCGCCATGATTCCGGGTATTGCCGCGCGCGAAGTGGTCGTTGCCGCATTGGGTACCGTTTATGCCGTCAGCGCGTCGTCTGAAGATGCCGTACAAAACGCATTAATTCCCATCATACACAACAACTGGGGCTTGCCGACTGCCTTTGCCTTCTTGGCTTGGTATGTGTATGCTCCGATGTGTGCCGCGACTTTGACCGTGATTAGACGCGAAACCAAATCCACGAAAAATATGCTTATGATTACAGGCTATTTGTTCCTGATGGCTTATTTTGCCGCATTCGTGGTTTACCAAATTTCTTCAAGGATACTATCATCATGA
- a CDS encoding FeoA family protein, with translation MSAVPLSRLKKGAVVHIDSIAPNPVFGDLDTLVTRRLADLGFSSGMPLQVIAVGGFGRGPFAVRLGNQSQFSLRSEEAGKIMCRIVEAV, from the coding sequence ATGTCTGCTGTTCCTTTGTCGCGCCTGAAAAAAGGCGCAGTCGTACATATTGATTCCATTGCTCCCAATCCTGTTTTTGGTGATTTGGATACCTTGGTAACCCGTCGTCTTGCAGATTTGGGTTTTTCCAGCGGAATGCCGTTGCAAGTGATTGCAGTGGGTGGTTTTGGGAGAGGCCCGTTTGCGGTACGTTTGGGTAACCAATCTCAATTTTCCCTGCGTTCGGAAGAGGCCGGGAAGATTATGTGTCGTATCGTTGAGGCCGTTTAA
- a CDS encoding HU family DNA-binding protein: MNKSELIEAIAQEAGISKSAAQKALDATTNAVTNALKSGDTVTLVGFGTFYVGERAERQGRNPKTGEPLTIAAAKTPKFRAGKALKDAL; the protein is encoded by the coding sequence GTGAACAAGTCTGAATTGATCGAAGCAATTGCTCAAGAAGCCGGCATTTCCAAATCTGCTGCGCAAAAAGCTTTGGATGCTACTACTAATGCCGTAACCAACGCATTGAAAAGCGGCGACACTGTTACTCTGGTCGGTTTCGGTACTTTCTACGTCGGCGAACGCGCCGAACGTCAAGGCCGCAACCCAAAAACTGGCGAGCCTTTGACTATTGCTGCTGCTAAAACTCCTAAATTCCGTGCCGGTAAAGCATTGAAAGACGCTCTGTAA